Genomic segment of Microbacterium hydrocarbonoxydans:
CGAGCTGCGTCGCATCGATGTCGAGAGCACGACGCGCGAGCTCGCGGCCGACCTGACGCGTCTGGCGTCGAGTCTCGCGTCGGAGGGTCTCGTCTCGGAGATCACGGGGAGCGGGTGCTTCGTCGGACTCGGCATCCGTGACGCCGAGGGCGGCACCCTCTCGGGCGCTGAGGTGCTGCGAACCGTGTCGATCATCGCGCAGAACGGCGTGCTGGTGCATCCGGGGCCCAGCGCGATCCAGCTGATTCCCGCGTACGGCTTCGACGCCGGCGAGCTCCTGCGCGTCGAGACTGCCGTGCGTGAGGGCTTGAGGCAGGCCCGCGAGATGGCGTCATGACCGCGCGCTTCACGGGACGAGTCCCCACGCTCTGGCACGGGCAGGGCATCACATCGCAGATGGTCACGCGACTCATCTCGGGGCGTGTGGCTCTCGTGATCGCAGATTCGTCGATCTCGTCGTCTCTGCCGGTCAGAGCCTCGACGCGGGTGATCGAGATGGACGCTCGGACGACGAACGTCGAGACTGTCGTGAGAACCGCTCGAGAGGTGGTTCATCGCAAGCCCGATGTGATCGTCGCCGTCGGGGGAGGGACGGTACTCGACGCCAGCAAACTGTCGGCCTTGGCGCTCGCTCGTGAACGCGTGTTCGATTTCGTCGTCGAGCGCTCCTCGCGGTCTGCCCTGACCTTCATTCCCGATGTTCCGCTGCCCGTCGACCTGGTGGCGGTCCCGACGACGCTCGGCACCTCATCAGAGACGAACAGCGTCGGCATCCTCAAGAACGAGGTCGGCTTCCGGTTGGTCGTCGGTCGCTCGCTGCGGCCGCGCCACGCCATCATCGATCCGTGCAATCTCATGACGCTGAGCCCCTCTGCCGTCAGAGAGGGAACCATGGAGGCACTTCTGCGTCTGGCGGGTGCGTCGACGAGCTCGCGGCAGAGTGACCGGGCGAGACATGATGCGATCGCTCTCGGGAGGGCGCTCCTCGATGCGGGATCCACGGACTCGCCATCCGCTTCGGCCCGGCTGCGCGTCGCCCGGTTGAGCGCGGCGACTCAGCGCACCGGGGCGTTGCGGGGGAAAGACCCTTACAGCGCCCGACACTGGTACATCGCGAACGAGGTCGCCTTCGTCCTGGGCGTTCGGAAGATGGTGGCCACTGCGGCGGTCATCGCCGCCGTGTGGGGCCGCATCTGCTCGGGAGACCCGCGATGGGGCGATCGAGGCAGCCTCGAGCGGTTCTGGGCTCGGATCGCGGAGGGAATGGCCCTCCCGCTCGACCCGTCGTCGGGAATCGCCACGGTCATCCACCGATGGGGCCTCACCCTGCCACAGAGGCCGACCGCTGGTGAAGCGGACCGCATCACAGTCGCCATCGAAAGATGCTGGGGTGACCGCCTTCCCATGCTTCCCGGTCTTCGCGCGGACGATTTCAGTGAACTGCTCCGAGATTCCCTCTGGAGCTCGAAGCGTCGGCATCGAACGCCGACTTCAGACGATCTGCACAGAGGGGGTGATTGACATGGAGACCACACACACCGGCCTCATCGAGTTCCAGGAGCTGGATGCGATGGATGCTCTCAGTTGGGAGAGCTTCTACAAGGGCGTAGGAGCCGCGCTGATACTCATCGGCATCGGCGCAGCAGCAGCGACCTGACCACATTCTCTGATGGAAGAAACGAACGGAGGTGAACATGCAGACTGCGACACCGACTCTCGAGTTCACGGAACTCGAGGCGATGGAAGCGCTGGATGACGGACTCGATTTCACGCGCGGATTCGCGCTGGGCGTGATCATCGGAATCATCGCGCTCACCTAGAGAGCGCGAGTGCACGGTCCCACTGAGGAGGTGAGAAATGCAGACAGAATCACTCGAGTTCCTGGAACTCGACCAGATCGATGCCCCGCTCGAATGGTGGGAGCACGCGAGCTACATCATCGCCATCATCGGCGGCGCTGCCGCGATCGCGACCTGACCGAAGGGTGCGGGCGTGTCCAGCACGTCCGCACCTGCGATCTCTGAAGAAAGGCGTCATCCGGATGTCGGATCTGTTGACCCGTGTCATGAAGGCGAAGCTGAGGGAGGCCGGTGCTGTTCCGAGAGAGCAGGACCTGTACTCGGGCGCAGGCTCTGACTTCTACGAGCGGCTGGTCGGAACCGACCGTGCCGAAGTGCGCGAGGTGCTGGCGCTCGCGCGCCGCGCGCGCGGGCCCATTCTCGACATCGCAGCAGGCAGTGGGAGACTGACGATCCCCTTGCTGCGATCGGGAAATCGGGTGACCGCGGTCGACCTCTCCGACGACATGCTCGCCCACCTTCGCCGCGCAGCGCCGGAACGCTCCCTGTTGAACTGCGTCGTGGCAGACATGCGTGACTTCTCGCTGACGCAGCGTTTCGCGCTCGTGATCCTCGGTGCGACGTCGATCACACTGCTCGATCGCGCGGGAAGAGCCCTCCTGTACGAGAACGTGCTCCGCCACCTCTCCCCGGACGGCGTCTTCGCGCTCACCGTGGCGGGCGGGGCCGCGGCGGAGGAGATCGCGATGCCCGGAGAACACGAGATAGGCGTACCCGGTCCCGACGGTGAGGAGGCATATCTCTTCTCCCAGCAGATCGACACGGCTGGCGCAGCTCGCGTCGTCAACTGGGTTCGAGTCGCGGATATCGGCGACGGCCGCATCGCGACCGTCTTCACGAGTCGGCTGCGGCTGCTCAGCGATGAGCTTCTCTCGAGCGAGCTCATCGACGCGGGTTTCGCCGCACCTGCCGTCTCCGCGGTCCGGACGTCGCGCGGAGAGGACATCCTTCTGCTCACCACGACACCAGCGCGCGCGTCACACGTGAAGGACGACCATGACTGAGAACAGGGCCCTCCGTCTTCGACGGCCGCGCGCCATGGCTCCCCTCACCGCTGATGCTCGCCCGCGGCTCGCGACGGGCGTCGTCTTCGAACAGTCGACAGGTGAGGTGGCCTGCATCGCCCTGCTTCACGGAGTGCCGACGTCGAGGGTGTCCCGAACCGTGGTCGATCTGCTGAGGGCGATGGATGGCGAGTCGACCCTCGGCGATCTGCACCGGAGGTTCGCAGCATCCCAGCCCTTCGAGGGCTTCGTCTCGCTGGTCCAGCGTTTCCGCGCTTGCGGTCTTCTCGAAGGTGGCGCCCACTCGCCGCGCGGACGCGTGGTCTATCGACCACCGTTCACCCTGCAGATCGCAACGATGCGTGCGCCGACGATCTTCGGCGGTGTCGACCGCATGATCGGTCCGCTCTCGCGCCGAATGGTGCTGATCCCGATCGCCGTCCTGCTCAGCCTGGGTCTCGTGGCGTCTGCCCTGCAGGCGAGTGAACTCCTCGACGTCCTCGCCGAGCCTGCGCCGATCGCCGGACTGGTGTGTCTCGTCATCGTGCTCTCTCTCCTGACGCTGCTCCACGAGAGCGCACACGGGGTCGCACTCACGAGGTTCGGCGGGAGACCCCGCAGGGCGGGGGTCATGCTGTTCTACCTCACGCCTGCATTCTTCGTCGATGTGACAGATGGCTGGCGACTCCCGGACCGTGGTCACCGCGTCGCGATCGCTCTGGCCGGACCCGCGGTGCATGCGGTCACCGGAGCGGTCGCCGCGACCGCCGCGCTCGTGGTCCGTCAGCCTGCCGTCCATCAGACCCTGCTGCTGCTCGCGCTGTCGTGCGCCGGCATCGTCGTGATCAACCTGATCCCGTTCGTGCGGTTCGACGGGTACATCGCCCTGATGAGCGCTCTGGACGAACCGAACCTCCGGGCACGCAGCATTCGCGATGGTGCGGATCACCTGACGCGCCTCCTGTTCGGCGGACCGCGGAAGAGCAGAAGCGTGAACACGTGGTGGAGTGTGCCGTTCGGGCTCGCCAGTCTGATCACTCCGATGGTCCTGGTGCTGTTCGCGGTCGATCGCATCTCCCGCGCGCTCGCCGGGGGCGGACAGGTGCTCGGCCTTCTCGTGGTGTGTCTGGAAGCCACGGTGTTCACGGTCGGGATCGTGTTCATCGCCCGAGCACTGCACCGCGTGCTCCGCTCGGGCGTCTCCGTGCTCCGCTTCACAGCCGTCTGCCTCGCTCTGGCTTCGGGTATCGCGGTCGCGGGTGGAACGATCTCCGTGCCTGTGTCGGCGACGTTCGGCTTCACGACTCAGGCCGACGGAATCGTCCTGGTGCATGCGGGGGAGACTGTCGGGACGACGGTTCCAGACGGCGCACACGTCGTGCTGATGACCAACGGGATTCTCGTGAACATGCCGGTCGGCGAGGGGATCGTCCATGCACGGCGATCGGAGCCGACGACCATTCCGCTCGACGCGATCCTCCCCGTCGACGCCGACGGCGCTCGGGTTCCGGCTGTGATCGTCGCCGGCGTGGCCCCCTCGGACGAGACCGAAGACCTGCCGGCGACGGGACAGGCGCGCGTCGAGCTGGGTACCCGCAGCCTGTGGCAGACGATCTGGACCAGTGCAGTGCTCTCGCCGCTGTCGATCGCTCGAGGCGAGAAGTAGGAAAGGGATGAAAATGAACGACAACGCAATCGAGGTCAGAGGACTCACGAAGAAGTACGGGAATCGGGTCGCCGTCGAGGACCTGTCCTTCGCTGTGCCGTACGGCTCCATCGTCGGACTCCTCGGGCCGAACGGAGCGGGCAAGTCGACGACTCTGCGAGCGATCGTCGGGTTGCTCGGGCCGACGAGCGGTGAGAGCCTGATCGACGGCGCGCCCTTCTCGGCACTCGACAACCCTGCGACGCACGTCGGTGTCCATATGGACGGGTTCGGCTTCGAAGGCGGCATCACGGCCAGGCGCCACCTGGAGATCGCTCGGCTCGCGGCCGGTGCTCCTCGTGGTCGAACGGAGGAGGTGCTCGACGAGGTCGGGCTGACGGCAGACGCTCGTCGTCGCGTGAAGACGTTCTCGACCGGAATGGCTCAGCGACTCGGATTGGCTGCGGCGCTGATCGGCTCTCCGCGGACACTCATCCTCGACGAACCCGCGAACGGGTTGGATCCGGACGGCATCCGCTGGCTGCGGCGTTTTCTCCGCGGCTACGCGGAACGTGGGGGAACGGTGCTGATCGCCAGCCATCAGCTCGCCGAGTTGGAGCAGGTGGTCGATGAGGTCGTCGTCATCAAACGGCGCGCTCTCTTCGTCGGGCCGTTGCACGACCTCGTATCGAGCGGTGGCGATTCGCTCGAGAGCAAGTATTTCGATCTCGTCGAAGGAGCGGTCGCGTGAGGGGCTCCATCCGCAGCGAGCTGCTGCGCGCTGTGAGCGGGAACTCCATCGTGCCGGTCTACCTGGTCGCGCTCCTGATGCCCGCTTTCGTGCTGTTCTCCGACGGCAGGGGACTCGACTTCACGGGCATCGATCCGGCCGCGGTATCGCTTCGCCTTCTCGAGCCGCTCGCGTGGTCCGGTGTCTCAGCCGCGTTCGTCGCGGCCTACAGCGTGACCCGCGAGTGCTACTACGCATCGATGGACAGAACGCTCACAGCAGTGGGCGCGCCCCGCACGTTCGCAGGCAAGCTCATCGCGGGTGCGCTCGTCTCAGTCGCCCTGACCGTCGCCATCTTCGCCGTCTGGACGACAGGCGTCTCGATCGTCCTGATGCAGAACGGGCTGTCACTCGAACTCACGTCAGAAGCGTGGAGAGGATACGCGGGAGCGATGGGGAGCGCGATCCTCGGTGCGTTCATCGGAGGTGCGGTGGGCTGGATCACTCGGAACTACTACGTGACTGCAGCGATCGTCCTGGTCCTTCCCCTGGTGGTGGAACTCGCGCTGTTGCGGACGGCGCCAGAGGTGGCGAGGTTCTCACCGGGACTGGCGCTCGCCGCCCTGAGCATCCCGGAACATCAGAACACCCTGCTCGGCTTCCTCCCTGCTCTCGGCATCGCGCTCGCCTGGACGGTCGGGCTGGTCGCCGTCGCCTGGCTCCGTGAGCGCAGGAGGCGCGCGTGATCGGTCGGGCGCTGCGAGCGCAGGCACGCAGCTTCTCGGGAGACATCGTCCTCTGCTGGGTGTCAGTGGCATCCATCGCGATGGCGCTGTCACTCGTCACGAGCATTCCTGCGGACTTCGTGACGGCGGGCGCCGCTGCTCGAGAAGCCTTCGCCGCGCCGTTCAGCGCCGTGATCGCGATGTACGGCGCTGTTCTCGCATCGGTCTACGGCTGCTTTCGGTACACCGTCGACCGACGTGACGGCGTCATCGCCCAGCGACTGATGCTTCAGCACCGCTGGGCGACGCTCGCGGCGAGGCTGCCGGCAGCGGCACTCGGCGGCGCGGTCGTCGCTCTCACCGGAGTCGTCGGCGGCCATCTCGCGCTGGCCGTCGCCGTCGGTGGCGTCCCTGTGGAGTGGGGGTCCGTCTGGCCTTCGCTGGCACTCGGAGCCGCGGCCGCGATCTGGGGGATGGGTGTCGGAATCATCGTGCAGGCGCATCTCGTCGCCCTCTTCGTCGTGTCGGCATCGATGGGATCCGCCATCCTGGTCGCCCTCTTCTGGAAAGCAGGCGCCGCGTACATGCCGCTCCTCGCGATGCTCGAGGCTCTCCGCTTCGACCTCGGTGCCGTCGGGTTCGCGCCGGGAGATACCCTCGACGGTTCCGCGGCGGTCGCGGTCGCAACCGGCTGGTTGCTGGTGATCCTCGCCGCCGCGGGCGTCACGTTCATGAGAAGAGACGTGCGGTAGTCGCACCGGAGGGGGCCGGGTCACATGCCGCCCGGCGTAAAATCGCTGGGTGGCAACCCCCAAGATCGTCCTGTTCTACGTGTTCACCCCGCTCG
This window contains:
- the mpaC gene encoding daptide-type RiPP biosynthesis dehydogenase — its product is MTARFTGRVPTLWHGQGITSQMVTRLISGRVALVIADSSISSSLPVRASTRVIEMDARTTNVETVVRTAREVVHRKPDVIVAVGGGTVLDASKLSALALARERVFDFVVERSSRSALTFIPDVPLPVDLVAVPTTLGTSSETNSVGILKNEVGFRLVVGRSLRPRHAIIDPCNLMTLSPSAVREGTMEALLRLAGASTSSRQSDRARHDAIALGRALLDAGSTDSPSASARLRVARLSAATQRTGALRGKDPYSARHWYIANEVAFVLGVRKMVATAAVIAAVWGRICSGDPRWGDRGSLERFWARIAEGMALPLDPSSGIATVIHRWGLTLPQRPTAGEADRITVAIERCWGDRLPMLPGLRADDFSELLRDSLWSSKRRHRTPTSDDLHRGGD
- the mpaA1 gene encoding MpaA1 family daptide-type RiPP — its product is METTHTGLIEFQELDAMDALSWESFYKGVGAALILIGIGAAAAT
- the mpaA2 gene encoding MpaA2 family daptide-type RiPP, with the translated sequence MQTATPTLEFTELEAMEALDDGLDFTRGFALGVIIGIIALT
- the mpaA3 gene encoding MpaA3 family daptide-type RiPP, whose product is MQTESLEFLELDQIDAPLEWWEHASYIIAIIGGAAAIAT
- the mpaM gene encoding daptide-type RiPP biosynthesis methyltransferase; amino-acid sequence: MSDLLTRVMKAKLREAGAVPREQDLYSGAGSDFYERLVGTDRAEVREVLALARRARGPILDIAAGSGRLTIPLLRSGNRVTAVDLSDDMLAHLRRAAPERSLLNCVVADMRDFSLTQRFALVILGATSITLLDRAGRALLYENVLRHLSPDGVFALTVAGGAAAEEIAMPGEHEIGVPGPDGEEAYLFSQQIDTAGAARVVNWVRVADIGDGRIATVFTSRLRLLSDELLSSELIDAGFAAPAVSAVRTSRGEDILLLTTTPARASHVKDDHD
- the mpaP gene encoding daptide biosynthesis intramembrane metalloprotease, whose product is MTENRALRLRRPRAMAPLTADARPRLATGVVFEQSTGEVACIALLHGVPTSRVSRTVVDLLRAMDGESTLGDLHRRFAASQPFEGFVSLVQRFRACGLLEGGAHSPRGRVVYRPPFTLQIATMRAPTIFGGVDRMIGPLSRRMVLIPIAVLLSLGLVASALQASELLDVLAEPAPIAGLVCLVIVLSLLTLLHESAHGVALTRFGGRPRRAGVMLFYLTPAFFVDVTDGWRLPDRGHRVAIALAGPAVHAVTGAVAATAALVVRQPAVHQTLLLLALSCAGIVVINLIPFVRFDGYIALMSALDEPNLRARSIRDGADHLTRLLFGGPRKSRSVNTWWSVPFGLASLITPMVLVLFAVDRISRALAGGGQVLGLLVVCLEATVFTVGIVFIARALHRVLRSGVSVLRFTAVCLALASGIAVAGGTISVPVSATFGFTTQADGIVLVHAGETVGTTVPDGAHVVLMTNGILVNMPVGEGIVHARRSEPTTIPLDAILPVDADGARVPAVIVAGVAPSDETEDLPATGQARVELGTRSLWQTIWTSAVLSPLSIARGEK
- a CDS encoding ATP-binding cassette domain-containing protein — protein: MNDNAIEVRGLTKKYGNRVAVEDLSFAVPYGSIVGLLGPNGAGKSTTLRAIVGLLGPTSGESLIDGAPFSALDNPATHVGVHMDGFGFEGGITARRHLEIARLAAGAPRGRTEEVLDEVGLTADARRRVKTFSTGMAQRLGLAAALIGSPRTLILDEPANGLDPDGIRWLRRFLRGYAERGGTVLIASHQLAELEQVVDEVVVIKRRALFVGPLHDLVSSGGDSLESKYFDLVEGAVA
- a CDS encoding ABC transporter permease, producing MRGSIRSELLRAVSGNSIVPVYLVALLMPAFVLFSDGRGLDFTGIDPAAVSLRLLEPLAWSGVSAAFVAAYSVTRECYYASMDRTLTAVGAPRTFAGKLIAGALVSVALTVAIFAVWTTGVSIVLMQNGLSLELTSEAWRGYAGAMGSAILGAFIGGAVGWITRNYYVTAAIVLVLPLVVELALLRTAPEVARFSPGLALAALSIPEHQNTLLGFLPALGIALAWTVGLVAVAWLRERRRRA